The nucleotide window AGGGCTCGGCCGCGCTACGACTGGGGGGTGTATGAACCGGGCTCAGGGTGGTATGACAGGCGGCGTGATCACGGGCCGTCCGACTGCTGCGATTCACGCGGTGGCGCGCCTCATGAGCCCACCACGGCATCGGCGGGCTAGGCGTGCACTGGGCCAGCGCCGTGAGCCCGTCCCGGTGATCGCGTAGCCGTGACTCGACGCCCAGTTCCACTCGATCGGCTGGGAGACCTGCTGGCTTCCGAGCGGGGCCTGACCGAGCCTGAGGCAGGTGTCCGGCGTGAACGCTATGGCGCCAATGCGATCATCGAGACACCGCCCGCGCGCTGGCGGGAGCTGGCCCGCGACACCGCAAAGGATCCGATGCTGTGGTTCCTGACAGCCACGAGCCTCCTGTATGCCGTCGTGGGGCAGCTTGGCGAGGCCCTGACCCTCGTCGTGGCGCTGGTGCCGCTGGCCGGAATGGATGTCTTTCTTCACTGGCGCAGCCAGGCGTCGGCCGAGGGGCTTCGGACGCGCCTGGCCGAACGAGCGGTGGTTGTTCGCGACGGCAGGCGCGTGGAGCTCAGCGCGGTCGAGGTGGTTCCGGGCGATCTGACGGTCGTTGCCCCCGGAGAAGCCTTCCCTGCCGATGGCCTGGTGATCCGGGGGAGCGAGCTTCAGGCTGACGAGTCAACCCTGACTGGGGAGGCGTACCCGGTCCCGAAGCAGCCGCTACGGGAGCGAGTCGTGGGGAGCGACGAAGCGACGGTCGAGACCCTCCACTGGGTATTCGCGGGGACGCGCTTGCTGACGGGAGAAGCGTTCGTGCGGATTGTATTCACGGGCGCGGAGACCGTGTACGGGGAAATTGTCAGGTCGGCGGTGCAGGGCCAACGTGCACTCACACCCCTTCAGCTCACCATCAAGCACCTCATGGGCTTGTTGCTCAGCATTGCCGCGGTCATCTGTCTCATCCTCGCGGCGGTGCGGCTGCGACAGGGTTACGGCTGGCTCGACGCCCTCGTGAGCGCGGTGACGCTCGCCGTCGCGGCCTTGCCGGAGGAATTCCCCGTCGTCTTCACGTTCTTCCTCGGCGTCGGCGTCTATCGGTTGGCTAGACGGCAAGCGCTCGTGCGGCGGGCTGTCTCCGTGGAGAACATCGGCCGCATTACGACCGTGTGCTCCGACAAGACCGGCACCATCACCGAAGGGCAGCTTCGCATGGCACATCTGCGCCCATATCCCGATGGGGACGATGCCCGACTCCTGCGCATCGTCGCTCTCGCGTCCCGTGGCGATAGCGGAGACCCTCTGGATGCGGCGGTCCTGGGCGAGATCGGGCGGGCCAAAGTCCGACTCCACGATGTAGAGCGCCTGGCGGTATTTCCGTTCACCGAGGGTCGCAAGCGGGAAACGGCAATCGTTCGAGAGGCGCAAGGCAGCGTCATCGCCGCGACAAAAGGAGCTCCGGAGTCCATCCTCGCGATGTGCGACGCTGACGAGGCAGCTCGCTCGTGGGCCGTGAGAGAAGTGGCGGCGCTCGGCGGACAAGGCCACAAGGTCATCGCGTGTGCGTGGCGGCCCGTGGATGCCGTCGGCGCTGACGAGCCGATCACCGGGTATCAGTTAGCTGGGGTCGTCGCCTTCGAGGATCCGGTGCGCCCGGGAGTGGCCGACGCCGTCCGCGCATGCCGCCTGGCCGGGATTCACGCCATCATGGTCACGGGTGACCACCCAGTCACGGCGCGCGCGGTTGCGGGAGAAATCGGGCTGGGTGGGGCCGAGCCGCGCGTCATGACGGGCGACGAGATGGAGCAGGTGGCCGCGCGCGGGGGCCTGGAGGATCTCAAGCGAGTCGACGTCATCGCCCGCGCCGCGCCATCCCAGAAGTTGACGCTCGTTCGCGCGCTCCAGCAGGCCGGCGAGATCGTTGCCGTCACCGGCGATGGAGTAAACGACGTGCCGGCGCTCCAGGCCGCCGACGTCGGCATCGCGATGGGTGAGCGCGGCACGCGGAGCGCTCGAGAGGTAGCCGCGATCGTGCTGCTCGACGACAACTTTCGCACGATCGTCCGAGCGATCAGTGAGGGGCGTCAGCTCTTTGCCAATCTCCGGGCGAGCTTTCAATACCTCTTGATCATTCACGTGCCGTTCGTGGTGTCCGCCCTGGCGGTTCCGCTGCTCGGATATCCGCTCCTCTACCTGCCGGTGCACATCGTCTGGGTGGAGTTGATCATTCATCCCTCGGCATTGCTGGTCTTCCAGGAGTTGCCGGCGGGCCCGCTCCGGCGGCAGGCGGCTCCGCGGAAGGCAGTTCTGTTTCATCGCCGCGACTGGATCATGATCGCGGCGGTCGGCGCCGTCGTCGCAATGACCGTCGTCCTCGCCTATGTACGCAGTGCGAGCGAGCCAGGAGGAACCGAGCATGGCCGCGCTGCCGCCCTGGCGACGCTGGCGGTGGCGAGTGGATTCATCACCGCCGTGCTGAGCCGGCTTCGCACCCGTGCGGCCTGGCTGGTGTCCGGCGCCAGCATTGCGTCGGCGATCGTTCTTGTGCAGATCACACCCCTCGCGGGCCTGCTACACGTCGAGCCGCTGCATGCCCATGACTGGGCATTGGTTGTGGGCGGCGGCTTGTTTGCGCTGGTGCCCTTCGCCGTAGGCGCTGTCGGATCACGGGGCGTAGGATCCCCCAGGACGACGTAGACGACGCTGACGGCCACCAGGAGCAGGAAGTCGGCTCGCGCAGGACCTCGGCTGCGATGGCGGGAGCCCGCGGCGCCGCGCGCTCGGCAGGTCGTCGTGGCCGTTGCGGCGCAGGCGCTCGGCCGCGGCGGTGTCCGGGACCCCGACCTGCTAGGCGAGGAGGTGGTCGCACACCGGGGGGGGCATTGGCCCATATGATCGCCTCGGGGAAAAGGTGGCCCGACCGGCACGCGGCGTGGCGGTCGCCGCCGCCGGGCGTGTGGAGGGCGCGCCCCACGTGGGGCGAGGCTGCCCGGGACCGCCGCGGGCGGGGCGACTCAAAGTCACGACTTCTCGATGTTCTTGATACGGCACGATCGTTGCGGTCGGGTCTGATCGAGGAAGGAGGCTTGGCCCATGCGCCGGATCGTGCGCTGGCTCGGGATGCTGCTGGTCGTGGCGTTCATCGCCATCCAGCTCGTTCCGTACGGTCGGCGGCACACGAACCCCCCGGTGACGCAGGAGCCGCCCTGGGACCAGGCGCGGACGCGGACGCTGGCGGTCCGGGCGTGCTTC belongs to Gemmatimonadales bacterium and includes:
- a CDS encoding cation-transporting P-type ATPase codes for the protein MTRRPVPLDRLGDLLASERGLTEPEAGVRRERYGANAIIETPPARWRELARDTAKDPMLWFLTATSLLYAVVGQLGEALTLVVALVPLAGMDVFLHWRSQASAEGLRTRLAERAVVVRDGRRVELSAVEVVPGDLTVVAPGEAFPADGLVIRGSELQADESTLTGEAYPVPKQPLRERVVGSDEATVETLHWVFAGTRLLTGEAFVRIVFTGAETVYGEIVRSAVQGQRALTPLQLTIKHLMGLLLSIAAVICLILAAVRLRQGYGWLDALVSAVTLAVAALPEEFPVVFTFFLGVGVYRLARRQALVRRAVSVENIGRITTVCSDKTGTITEGQLRMAHLRPYPDGDDARLLRIVALASRGDSGDPLDAAVLGEIGRAKVRLHDVERLAVFPFTEGRKRETAIVREAQGSVIAATKGAPESILAMCDADEAARSWAVREVAALGGQGHKVIACAWRPVDAVGADEPITGYQLAGVVAFEDPVRPGVADAVRACRLAGIHAIMVTGDHPVTARAVAGEIGLGGAEPRVMTGDEMEQVAARGGLEDLKRVDVIARAAPSQKLTLVRALQQAGEIVAVTGDGVNDVPALQAADVGIAMGERGTRSAREVAAIVLLDDNFRTIVRAISEGRQLFANLRASFQYLLIIHVPFVVSALAVPLLGYPLLYLPVHIVWVELIIHPSALLVFQELPAGPLRRQAAPRKAVLFHRRDWIMIAAVGAVVAMTVVLAYVRSASEPGGTEHGRAAALATLAVASGFITAVLSRLRTRAAWLVSGASIASAIVLVQITPLAGLLHVEPLHAHDWALVVGGGLFALVPFAVGAVGSRGVGSPRTT